The Acidimicrobiales bacterium DNA segment TCGCGGCGGCCGGCGAGTTCTTTGCCGCGGCCTTCGAAGCGGACCTGCCCCTTCTCCATGAACAGCACGCGCTCGGCGGTTTCCATCGCAAGGGTGGCGTGCTGCTCGACGACCAGGATGGTGAGGCCCGTCGCGTTGAGTTCCTTCAGCACGTCCATCAGCTGGGCGACGATGACGGGCGCGAGGCCGAGCGACAGCTCGTCGACCATCAGCATTTTCGGGCGCAGCACCAGGGCGCGGGCGATGGCGAGCATCTGCTGCTCGCCACCCGACAGCGTGCCGGCGAGTTGCTTGCGCCGCTCCCCCATCCAGCCGAACAGGCCGTAGGCGTACTCGAGGCCCGCCTCGAACTCGGCCTTCTTGCCCCGGCCGCGCAGCAAGTGGCCGCCGAGGCGGAGGTTCTCGTCGACGGTGAGGTCGGGCAGCGAGCCGCGCCCGCCGGGCACGTGGGCCAGGCCGACGGCGGCGATCTTGTCGGGCGACCAGCCGGCGATGTCGACCCCGTCGAACACGACGCGCCCGGCCGTCAGGCCTGACAGGTTCGACACCGCCTTGAGGAACGTCGACTTGCCGGCGCCGTTGGTGCCGAGCAGGGCGACGAACTCGCCGCGGTTGATCGTGATCGACACGTCGAACAGCACGCGCACCTTGCCGTACTGCAGGTCGAGGTTGGTGGCTTCGAGCAGGGCCTCGGTCATGCCGACTGCCCCAGGTACGACGTGAGCACTTCGGGGTGGTGACGCACGGCCTCGGGATCGCCGGCGGTGATGACCTTGCCGGCCGCCATGGCGACGATGGTGTCGGACAGCTTCATGATCATCGGCATGTCGTGCTCGATCAGCAGCATGGTGGCGCCGAGGTGTTCGGCGACCTGGCGCAGCAGCGGCGCCAGCGCCTCGGTCTCGGCCTGGGCGATGCCCGACGAGGGCTCGTCGAGCAGCAGCAGCTTCGGCTTGACCGCGATGACCGCCGCCAGCTCGCACAGCCGCAACATGCCCGTCGACAACTCCTGCGCCGGCTTGTCGGCGTGGGGCAGCAGGCCGACGAGGTCGAGTGCCTCTTCGGCGTTGCGGCGCACGTCGGCTTCGTCGCGGCGGGCGCCGCCGACGCCGAGCACCGAGCGGAAGAAGCCCGAGTGCTTCATCGAGTCGTGCTGCACCGTGCGCAGGATGTCCAGCAGCGACAGCGACCGGAACATGCGGGCGTTCTGGAACGTGCGGCCGACCCCGAGCGACGTGCGCCGCCACGGCGGCTGCTGCACCAGGTCAACGGGACCGCTCGGCGTCTGCAACACGATCGAGCCGGAGTCGGGCTTGCGGAAGCCGGAGATGCAGTCGAACAGCGTCGTCTTGCCGGCGCCGTTCGGGCCGATGATGCCGACGATCTGGCCGGCGGGCACGTCGTAGTTGACGCCGTCGAGAGCGTGCACACCGCCGAAGGACAAGCGCACGTCGTTGATCGAGAGCGCAATGCTCATGCCGTCACCTCCGCCACGACCTCCGGTGCGGGCGTGTCCTCGACGTCGTCCCACGCCGTGGCGCGCGAGCGGATGAACCGGTTCATCGAGGCCAGGCCACCCGGGTTCACCATCATGATCACCAGCAGCAACGCGGCGGCGATGATCTCGGGCCAGAAGCTGATCGACGTCGCCTTGACGGCACCCTTGGTCAATTCGGGGTACAGCCCGAACAGCAGCGCGGCGATCACGGGGCCACCGAGCGAACCGATGCCGGCGACCACGGCGTAGGTCAGCCACGTGATCGAGAAGAACACGGATCCGTACTGTCCGCTGACGCCGCCGAGTTGGTACGCGAGCAACCCGCCGGCCAGCGCCGAGATGGCGCCCGACACCACGAAGCCGGTGAGCTTCACCCGCACCGGGCGGATGCCGTAGGCGGCGGCGACGGTCTCGCTGTCGCGGATGGCGTAGAAGCTGCGCCCGACGCGGCTGACCGAGATGCGCCACGCCACGAGGAAGGCCAACGCGGTGAGCCCGAGGATCAGGTAGTAGCGGGCGCCGTCGGAGTCGAGCCAGTGCGGCAGCACGACGCGGTTCGACGCGTCGAAGCGCGGCAGGATCGCCCGCTCCGCCGCGAGGCCGAAGGCGAGCGTCGCCACCGCGAGGTGCAGGCCGCGCAGGCGCAGCGCCGGCAGGCCGATGAGGATCGACACGGGGATGCTGAAGATCACGCCGCCGATCAGTGGCAACGGGAACGGCAGGTTGAGCGCATTGGCGCAGATGGCGACGCCGGCACCACCGACGGCGAGGAACGCGCCCTGCGCCACACTGATCTGGCCGAGCCAGCCGACGAGCACGACGAAGCTCAACACGATGAGCAGGTAGATGAGGGCGAAGTTCGCCGGCAACGTCCAGAACGACGGCAGCGGCAGCGCCGGGAACACGAGGGCGAACACGCCGAGGGCGACGGGGACACCGATGCCGATGACCTTGCCGAAGCGACCGATCACACCGGTCGTCGGCACGGCGGCGCGGAAGGCGCGGTAGGCCTCGACCGGGTCGATGAAACGCGCCAGACGCGAATCGGTTGCGCCGCTGCGCGACAGCAGACCCGAGTCCTCGTCATCGCGCAGGCCGCGGAAGATCCACTTGGGACGCGCGGCGAGCACGATGATGACGGCACCGAGGGTGATGACTTCGGGGGCGCCCTGGAACAGCTTGGCGTTGTGGGCCAGCAGGTAGTGCCGGGCGATCTCCTCGACGATGCCGATGCCGAAGCCGGCGAACGCCGCGATGGGGAAGCTGACGAGACCACCGACGATGGCCGCGGCGAAGCCCTTAATCGACAGCAGCGTCAGCAGGTTGGGGTTGGAGGACACCACGAGCGACGCCAGCGCGATGCCGGCGATGCCCGCGGCGATCGAGCCGCCGATCCACGACACGATCGCCAGGCGCTGTGACGACACGCCGAGCAGGCTGGCCACGTCGGGGTCGGTGGCCGCGGCGCGGATGGCGAGGCCGGTCGAGGTGAACCGGAAGAAGGCGAACGTCAGCAGCGCGAACGCGGCGACGATGCCGATGACGCCGATGCGCTCGTAGCTCACGTTGACGCCGGCGATAGCGAACGCCGGCGCGCGCGAGAAGATCGCGTTGTCGTTGCTGACGATGAGGTCGTTGGCGCCGAAGAGCTGCTGAGTGATCGCGGCGAGCAACAACCCGAGCCCGAGGGTGACGACGGTGAGCGTCACCGTCGACATGCGGGCGAAGGGCCGGATCACGAAGCGCTCGATCACGAAGCCGAGCAACGCCGCCATGGTGAGGCTGACGGGCACGGCCGCCCAGAACCCGAGGTGCACCGTCGGGTGCCAGTTCACGTGCACGAACAGGGCGTTGAAGTGCAGCCCGTAGGTGCGACCGTTGACGAGGTCGTAGTGGAAGAACGCGACGAACGTCGCCATCCCGCCGTAGGCGAAGTTCGGAATACGCGTCGCCTTGTAGATGAGCACGAGGCCCATGGCGAGCAGCGCGTAGACCGCGCCGGTGACGAGGCCGCCGGGCAGCGTGGACAGAAACTGGGTCATGAGGTGCGTCGCAGTCGGCTGAGGCCAAGGTGGGTGATGACGAGCCACGCCACCGCGCACACGACGAGCAGCGTCGTGCGGGTCACGCCGTCGAGCGGGGTGACGGCGACGAAGCGCGCCTGCTTGGCGAGTGTGGATGCCGGCCGGTGCTTGGTCGGCGCCGTCGGCGTTTCGGGTGCGAGGGCGACGGGCGTG contains these protein-coding regions:
- a CDS encoding ABC transporter permease, giving the protein MTQFLSTLPGGLVTGAVYALLAMGLVLIYKATRIPNFAYGGMATFVAFFHYDLVNGRTYGLHFNALFVHVNWHPTVHLGFWAAVPVSLTMAALLGFVIERFVIRPFARMSTVTLTVVTLGLGLLLAAITQQLFGANDLIVSNDNAIFSRAPAFAIAGVNVSYERIGVIGIVAAFALLTFAFFRFTSTGLAIRAAATDPDVASLLGVSSQRLAIVSWIGGSIAAGIAGIALASLVVSSNPNLLTLLSIKGFAAAIVGGLVSFPIAAFAGFGIGIVEEIARHYLLAHNAKLFQGAPEVITLGAVIIVLAARPKWIFRGLRDDEDSGLLSRSGATDSRLARFIDPVEAYRAFRAAVPTTGVIGRFGKVIGIGVPVALGVFALVFPALPLPSFWTLPANFALIYLLIVLSFVVLVGWLGQISVAQGAFLAVGGAGVAICANALNLPFPLPLIGGVIFSIPVSILIGLPALRLRGLHLAVATLAFGLAAERAILPRFDASNRVVLPHWLDSDGARYYLILGLTALAFLVAWRISVSRVGRSFYAIRDSETVAAAYGIRPVRVKLTGFVVSGAISALAGGLLAYQLGGVSGQYGSVFFSITWLTYAVVAGIGSLGGPVIAALLFGLYPELTKGAVKATSISFWPEIIAAALLLVIMMVNPGGLASMNRFIRSRATAWDDVEDTPAPEVVAEVTA
- a CDS encoding ABC transporter ATP-binding protein, which codes for MTEALLEATNLDLQYGKVRVLFDVSITINRGEFVALLGTNGAGKSTFLKAVSNLSGLTAGRVVFDGVDIAGWSPDKIAAVGLAHVPGGRGSLPDLTVDENLRLGGHLLRGRGKKAEFEAGLEYAYGLFGWMGERRKQLAGTLSGGEQQMLAIARALVLRPKMLMVDELSLGLAPVIVAQLMDVLKELNATGLTILVVEQHATLAMETAERVLFMEKGQVRFEGRGKELAGRRDLLRSVFLGS
- a CDS encoding ABC transporter ATP-binding protein: MSIALSINDVRLSFGGVHALDGVNYDVPAGQIVGIIGPNGAGKTTLFDCISGFRKPDSGSIVLQTPSGPVDLVQQPPWRRTSLGVGRTFQNARMFRSLSLLDILRTVQHDSMKHSGFFRSVLGVGGARRDEADVRRNAEEALDLVGLLPHADKPAQELSTGMLRLCELAAVIAVKPKLLLLDEPSSGIAQAETEALAPLLRQVAEHLGATMLLIEHDMPMIMKLSDTIVAMAAGKVITAGDPEAVRHHPEVLTSYLGQSA